From a region of the Castanea sativa cultivar Marrone di Chiusa Pesio chromosome 10, ASM4071231v1 genome:
- the LOC142614031 gene encoding protein ABCI7, chloroplastic, translating into MAALAFTPHIQRPPIPPLSTPTKAPKSRTKTRVSLQPSPTFSDPFVLQLAETLEDSLPSSSSPPLPLQKLRDTSSEALLSTPWPSRKDEPFRFTDTSFIRHSQIHPIPRPPHSSALSGISSNTQFPNLVVADGYVVNSVNLSELPNGVFVGSMLELSEVSILKRVSEFVSNSDCGDLFWSINGIGAPDLTVVYVPVGCKVENPVCLRYISVEGCDEGSNELPVSNPRVLVLVERGGEIGIIEEFLGKDGQSRYWANSVLEVMVGEGGKVRHSYIQRQSLNAAHIKWTSVMQEAASTYELVEVSSGGKLSRHNVHIQQLGPETVTELSSLHLSVSDQTQDLHSRLVMDHPRGYSRQLHKCIVAHSQGQAVFDGNIKVNRYAQQTDAGQLTRSLLLEPRATVNIKPNLQIIADDVKCSHGAAISDLEESQLFYFLARGINLETARKALLFSFGAEVVERLPNPVRKEVESHIRELLDPTLKGSS; encoded by the exons ATGGCTGCTTTGGCCTTCACACCCCATATTCAAAGACCCCCAATCCCACCACTTTCAACACCCACCAAAGCTCCCAAATCCAGAACCAAAACCAGGGTCTCTCTCCAACCTTCCCCAACCTTCTCTGACCCCTTTGTTCTCCAACTGGCAGAAACCCTTGAAGACTCGCTcccctcttcttcttcaccaccattACCTCTCCAAAAGCTCAGAGACACCTCCTCTGAGGCCCTTCTATCAACCCCTTGGCCCTCCCGCAAAGACGAGCCCTTTCGTTTTACAGACACCTCCTTCATTAGACACTCCCAAATCCACCCAATTCCACGCCCTCCTCACTCCTCAGCTCTCTCAGGCATTTCGTCAAACACCCAGTTCCCCAATCTTGTTGTAGCCGATGGCTATGTAGTAAATTCAGTGAATTTGTccgaattgccaaatggggttTTTGTTGGGAGCATGTTGGAGCTCTCTGAAGTGAGTATTTTGAAAAGGGTGAGTGAATTTGTGAGTAATTCAGATTGTGGTGACTTGTTTTGGTCTATTAATGGGATTGGTGCACCAGATTTGACAGTAGTGTATGTTCCTGTGGGGTGTAAGGTAGAGAATCCTGTTTGTTTAAGGTACATTTCAGTTGAGGGTTGCGACGAGGGGTCGAATGAATTGCCTGTATCAAATCCAAGGGTGCTTGTGTTGGTGGAGAGGGGAGGGGAGATTGGTATAATCGAGGAGTTTTTGGGTAAGGATGGACAGAGTAGATATTGGGCGAATTCGGTTTTGGAAGTGATGGTTGGAGAAGGGGGAAAGGTTAGGCATTCTTATATTCAGAGGCAGTCTTTGAATGCTGCTCATATAAAGTGGACATCGGTTATGCAG GAAGCAGCTAGTACATACGAGCTTGTAGAGGTGAGCAGTGGTGGAAAATTGAGCCGACACAATGTCCATATTCAGCAATTGGGCCCAGAGACAGTGACTGAGTTATCATCGTTGCATTTGTCTGTCAGTGATCAAACACAAGATCTACATAGTAGACTAGTCATGGACCATCCACGAGGTTATTCTCGACAACTACACAAGTGCATTGTGGCTCATTCTCAAGGACAAGCTGTATTTGATGGGAATATAAAAGTCAACAG ATATGCACAACAAACAGATGCAGGACAATTAACAAGGAGCCTGCTCCTTGAACCTCGTGCAACTGTGAATATCAAACCCAATCTCCAAATAATTGCTGATGATGTCAAATGTTCCCATGGAGCTGCAATAAGTGACTTAGAAGAAAGCCAACTCTTCTACTTCTTGGCACGTGGCATTAACTTAGAGACAGCTAGAAAAGCTCTTCTCTTCTCGTTTGGAGCCGAGGTGGTAGAACGGCTGCCTAACCCTGTCAGAAAGGAAGTTGAGAGTCATATTAGAGAATTGCTGGATCCTACACTTAAAGGATCCTCATAA